The Mesorhizobium sp. M3A.F.Ca.ET.080.04.2.1 genome contains the following window.
GGCCAGGCCTTGATAGCCTCAGCTTGTACTCGCGCCTGGCAAATACCCTCCGCCGCCTGCTCGACATGAACGACCTTCAGCGAAGGTCGCGCGACATCACGCCAACGATCGATGAATACATACGCGCCGTCGCTCAGGAGGAGGCATGAATATCCTGCAGGCGTGCGCCGATTCCAATTTGTTCGGCCCGTGGTTCCGCCGCCAGGCAAGTTGGAATGTGTGGTTTGTCTACCTAGCGGTGTTGTTCGGCTTGCCGTTGGACGACGAACAGTTGGCCCTGTTTCGGCATCACACCGGGCGGCTGAATCCGCCATCTGATCCAGTGACTGAATCTTGGCTCGTCGTTGGGCGACGCGGCGGGAAGAGCTTCGTAATGGCGCTGATTGCCGTATACCTTGCCTGCTTTCGCCAGTATCGCCATCACCTTCAGCCCGGTGAGCGTGCCACGATCCTTGTCATAGCTGCGGACCGGAAACAGGCCCGCATGATCATGCGCTATGTCCGGGGTCTTCTGACGAACATCCCAATCCTATCGAGGATGGTGAAAAACGAGACGGCCGAGGCATTCGATCTCAACAACTCCGTGACGATCGAGGTTGGGACCGCTTCTCATCGTTCGACGCGAGGCTACACGCTGGCCGCCGTGCTGTGCGACGAGCTTGCGTTTTGGCGCACCGACGATAGCGCCGAGCCCGACTATGCCATCTTGGACGCTATCCGACCTGGCTTGGTGACTATACCCGGCGCCATGCTCTTGTGTGCGTCGAGCCCCTACGCGCGACGCGGTGCGCTGTGGGATGCATTCCGCCGGTACTGGGGACAGGAGGCCGGTCCACTTGTCTGGCGAGCCACCACGCTAGAAATGAACCCGTCAGTGCCGCCGTCCGTCATCGACGAGGCGATGAGTCGGGACGCTGTGTCCGCTCGCGCGGAATACTTGGCCGAGTTCCGCACTGATATGGAGATGCTACTCACTCGCGAGTCGGTCGCGGAATGCGTCTCCCCCGGCATACTGGAGCGTCCGCCGATGGGGCATGCACGATACGCAGCCTTCGTCGATCCATCGGGGGGTAGCGCGGACAGCATGACGCTGGCAATCGCGCACGCGCACGGAGACGATGCTATTCTGGATGCCGTCCGCGAGGTAAGGCCCCCGTTCTCGCCCGAGGCTGTCGTCGCCACCTTCGCGGCGGTAATCCGCTCCTATGGTATTCGTTCCGTCACCGGTGACCGCTACGGAGGCGAGTTTCCGCGCGAACTATTTCGGCGCCACGGCGTCGAGTACCGCCTGTCCGAGCAGAACCGTTCCGATCTTTACCTGGCTCTCGTTCCGGCGATCAACTCACAGCGCGTGGAGCTTCTCGACGTCCCCCGTTTGGAGAGCCAACTGGTCAGTCTGGAAAGGCGAACCAGCAGGAGCGGACGTGACATCGTCGATCATCCCTCGGGCGGCCATGACGATCTAGCAAACGCCGTCGCGGGGGCCTTAGCGCTCGCACCTTCGGCTGCAAAGGCCGTTGTGATGGTCGGAGCGATCGGCGGCTATGGCAACTGTGGCCCCATCTCGTGGAGCGAAGTCTGATGGGACTATCCGCGCCAAGCCGCTACCTCCGACGGTGGGTCGTCGGAGAGCGCAGCAATGCGGTTCTGCTGAACTTTATTTCTAGGAGAGGAATCCGGAATGCCGAAGCAGATTACAGAACTCGATATCGCAGCGCGCATTGCGCCGGCTGCAATCCGGTGGCCAAGCACGGCAATTCACTGGGAAAAGCTTAAGAAGGCGGTAGATGCGATCCGCATGCTCGTCGCTGCCGTGGATGCCAATTGCAAGGTGGTGGAACAGGATCCTGACCTCAGCCTTGAAGGAATTGCGCGCAAGCGGGTTGATATCGCCCGTCGAGCTTTAGGGGAATTGGTCGACTTTGCACCCCAAAGATCGGCCGAATCGGCCGTTGCCAGCGCCCTCTCATTGTTCGAGGCCGGGATGATCGACCTCCCAAAGCCGCCCGCCGGTCTAGCCGAAGTTGCGCTTGCGCAGGAGCTTCGCGCTCACGTGAGAGCACAGCAGAATCCCGCCGGCTTTGTATTGAACCACCTTGACGATGCTCGGCTAGTCGGGGCCGTGCTCCATGCCCCCGGCTTTCTCTCCGGGCTTGCGGACGAGGGGCTCAATGTGATCAGAGACCGTTCTCGCTCTGCACTCCATCCTGAGCAGGTACAGCTACGCAAAGACGCTGAAGACGCTTTGGAGGAGTTGCATCGGGCCGCCGCCGCGGCGAGAAGAATGATAGTCGCAAGAACGGACACGAGGCTGGACGGGGACGGGCAAGTCCGCGATAATCGCGAGCCCGGCGCCGATGAAATAGCTTAGGGTGTTACGCCAGTCAGAAATCATTATTGCCCGGCACAGTTAGCAGGTAGCGCGGTACCATTCATCCAACCTTGGTGCCGAAGGCCAGACATTCGCTAATCTGTTGCCTCTGGTTAAAATCTAGAAAGCTTCTCCGGAGTAATCGAATTTTCGCAACGATGGTTTCGGGCCAAAGCCTTCCAGAGTTTCGGCCGGCATCGTCGTGGAAGTAGTTCGAAATGACAGTTCGTGTAAAGATGGTTCTGCGGAATGGCGAGTAAATCACTAGTGAGCATCCCCCGCATCTCGCTCGATCCAAAGATCCGCTTCCTCGTTAGCATCCCAGACGGACAGCCAGAAAACGCAACACCGTTTCAGGGATTTGCCTACAGCCTCTGCGAAAAAAGCCGGCTGCTTGAATTCTTCCAGCAAATGCCCACCGATATCTTTGAGCTAACCCCCACAGTGTTTCCTTTTCGAATCGCGCGCCGCATTGCCGGCCAAGCGCCGATCAATTGGTACGGGCAGTCACCTCGCGCGCTGACGTCCCAACCCCACCCGCTCGAGGCCGCTTTTACAATCATTTTGCTCGATCGGAGCGAAAAGGTAATTGACTATGAGGAATGGTTGGCCAAGTGCCCGGGGCCCGTTACGCTGGTGGCTGAAAGCGGGGGGCAGATCGCCTATTCCGATTTGTCTCTTCAGGCTGTGCGGGCGCGATTTCTTGAAGTATGTGGGCTACTGAACGTCCTGGGTACTATCGAGAATGTCGCGGTGGCGGAGGCGGCCATTGCTTCTTGGGTAGAGCCAGCCGAACGCCGCCTTCCTTATGAAATAGGTGGACACGGCACCATCTTGCCAAACGTCGCGGTTCTTCGAGCCTGTGGCTATGTGGGCATAGGGGAGAAGCCCTTTTCGCGGCATCATCAGGGTGAGAAAGCGCATATCGAACAGATTGTACTAACTACAAACTCAGTTTTCGATGAACGCGAGGCGAACCCGCCAAGTCGCTTGAATCAGGTCTACCCGCGCTCGCCCGACCTAAATCTATATCTTCCCGCAACTTACGATCTCAAAGCACTGTCGTTGAGACGCGACTTGGATCGTGGGGTAAGGCGAGACATGCAAGCTGTTCTGCGCATCTTGGACAAGCAAGTCGGCTACAGCTTCGAAGCGTCGTCGGAAGCCGAAAAGAAGGCGATACTCGGCCTCACCGACGAGGTGCTTATTCAACGCAAAAGGCCAACTCCAAATCCCATCATGAGAATGAGACAGCTCGAAGTGTGGCTCGGAACTGAAGCCGTCGCTTGTCTCGCTACCTCAGAAATTGGCGGAGTAGTAAGGCTGCCCAACAGAATGAATCGCACGCGAGGTCTTGTTCGCCAATTCGCCCAGCACTACCGCGCCGATCGGCCACAGATGCTGAAGCGAAGTGAGTTGTTTCGAAGCGTGCAACGTGCCATCGCGGAGTGTTTTCCCGATGACTTGCAGGCGCTGCTGGCGCGGTCTCGGGACGGCATCCGAGTTATCTCCGATGCTCATGTCGAATGGCTAGACGTTAGGGGCATCCCATTAGGCCTTCGGCACAACGTATCTCGGATACCGGTCACACCCGGGAATTTGTTTATCGATACGCTCTCAACGCCAGTGCCGATCCACGCGACACCTGAGCAGTTCCGGGACATTCTCGTCGTGAGCGGTCTGCCAGAGGCAGACATCATTGCTCGGCAATTCAAAATAGCCTTCGAAATATTCGGCAAACAATGGCGCGACAGGCTGCGTATCAAGTTTGTGCGGGTGGCGTCTCGGCGAGCTTTAGTTGAGGCGATCAATGCATTCGAAGGTATGCTAATGGTCTTCGACGGCCATGGTTCCCATAGGCCGGACGAGCCCGGTGTTTTGTGGCTCGGTGAAGAGGCAGTCGACGTCTGGGGATTGGGAGGAGAAATCCGCCGCCCGCCGCCTATTGTCATCCTGAGCGCCTGTGACACACATGCGGCTGATCGCAATCACGCGACGGTGGCAAATGGCTTCCTTGCTCTGGGCTGCCGCTCAGTGTTGGGATCAGTGTTCCCCTTGCATGCGTTCCACGCGGCGGTTTTCACCTCTCGGCTTCTCTACCGAGTGTCCGACTATATTCCAGCAGCTGTCGACCGATTCCAACGCTCATTGACGTGGCTTGAAGTGGTTTCGGGTATGCTGCGCCGCCAACTCACGACGGATATCATTCGCCATTTGGAAGCGCAGCGCCTGATCGTCGAAGCGGACGCCAGAAACATGTTCCAGCAGATGCATTGG
Protein-coding sequences here:
- a CDS encoding CHAT domain-containing protein; amino-acid sequence: MASKSLVSIPRISLDPKIRFLVSIPDGQPENATPFQGFAYSLCEKSRLLEFFQQMPTDIFELTPTVFPFRIARRIAGQAPINWYGQSPRALTSQPHPLEAAFTIILLDRSEKVIDYEEWLAKCPGPVTLVAESGGQIAYSDLSLQAVRARFLEVCGLLNVLGTIENVAVAEAAIASWVEPAERRLPYEIGGHGTILPNVAVLRACGYVGIGEKPFSRHHQGEKAHIEQIVLTTNSVFDEREANPPSRLNQVYPRSPDLNLYLPATYDLKALSLRRDLDRGVRRDMQAVLRILDKQVGYSFEASSEAEKKAILGLTDEVLIQRKRPTPNPIMRMRQLEVWLGTEAVACLATSEIGGVVRLPNRMNRTRGLVRQFAQHYRADRPQMLKRSELFRSVQRAIAECFPDDLQALLARSRDGIRVISDAHVEWLDVRGIPLGLRHNVSRIPVTPGNLFIDTLSTPVPIHATPEQFRDILVVSGLPEADIIARQFKIAFEIFGKQWRDRLRIKFVRVASRRALVEAINAFEGMLMVFDGHGSHRPDEPGVLWLGEEAVDVWGLGGEIRRPPPIVILSACDTHAADRNHATVANGFLALGCRSVLGSVFPLHAFHAAVFTSRLLYRVSDYIPAAVDRFQRSLTWLEVVSGMLRRQLTTDIIRHLEAQRLIVEADARNMFQQMHWLADSDLDDPFLHIRRALLDYGISESELDREIHTAIATSSTISYLHLGRPETILINSAENLKKWTESVAALDQENVS